One Vallitalea pronyensis genomic region harbors:
- a CDS encoding DUF2726 domain-containing protein has protein sequence MIYLIILAIIIVAIIFKSALSDNEGNSNETSTNTQVQDVDQSKEIIEPKPNNDFNKAYYGTDSLVSKAELNFYRILNNICNELDCILFSKVRVADIVKVRSIENRQSYFNRIKSKHIDFVLCDKISLKPILCIELDDKSHNNAKRIARDKFVDEIINIVGFKIIHMRCSYSYNSQSIKEQIKKEIQV, from the coding sequence ATGATTTACTTAATTATTCTAGCAATCATCATAGTAGCAATCATATTTAAAAGTGCACTTTCCGATAATGAAGGAAACAGCAATGAGACAAGTACTAATACCCAAGTACAAGATGTTGACCAATCAAAAGAAATAATTGAGCCAAAGCCTAATAACGATTTTAATAAAGCTTATTATGGTACGGATAGTCTAGTGTCAAAGGCAGAGTTAAACTTCTATAGAATCCTAAATAATATTTGTAACGAACTAGATTGTATTTTGTTTTCGAAAGTTAGGGTTGCAGATATTGTAAAAGTTAGGAGCATAGAAAATAGGCAAAGCTATTTTAATAGAATCAAGTCAAAGCATATTGATTTCGTATTGTGTGACAAAATCTCTCTAAAACCAATACTATGTATAGAATTAGATGATAAATCACATAATAACGCTAAAAGAATTGCAAGAGATAAGTTTGTAGATGAGATAATTAACATCGTTGGTTTCAAAATTATACATATGAGATGTTCATATAGCTATAATAGTCAGAGCATTAAAGAGCAGATAAAAAAAGAAATACAGGTTTAA
- a CDS encoding helix-turn-helix domain-containing protein yields MKELRKKLGLSQGELAQNIGITQSKISAIEKKKNYPSFETLVALKDFFGTSYSWLIEGKENNTMDISNELKELIKYFNKLPYKEQCKIIGQVEYMAKEHSKE; encoded by the coding sequence ATGAAGGAATTAAGAAAAAAATTAGGATTATCACAAGGAGAATTAGCCCAGAATATAGGAATAACACAAAGTAAAATCAGTGCTATTGAAAAAAAGAAGAATTACCCATCATTTGAAACACTAGTAGCCTTAAAGGACTTTTTTGGAACTTCGTATAGTTGGTTAATAGAAGGAAAAGAAAACAATACAATGGATATTTCAAATGAACTAAAGGAACTAATAAAATATTTCAATAAGTTACCATATAAGGAACAATGTAAGATAATCGGACAAGTTGAATACATGGCAAAAGAGCATTCAAAAGAATAA
- a CDS encoding zonular occludens toxin domain-containing protein, translating to MDGILSNLLKFLLLLLILFLLGVVVYLQIKTIKMLFRLRRYKKFRHIKGIKRSIKIFGWIVLKTRFWKPIDFIKWIVYDILHGKDYLRMFGIWAFTGYYGEGKTLGAVTFAKNIQKKYPHHHFKIASNTDVNGQIKKITKWEQILDLPRNTIVIFDESQNDFSSNMRDFPEDLLRRITQCRKRRLTLFMTSPKYTRMNINLRESVNFIAECKNIMGMDRWFTYKFYRTDDYEMYYENKRKLRRNIHLKFSFIATNDNYRVYNTKKEVESVKTPKEETKVKVSDRSMKKMRNEYMKLYEGIVRRLEKVES from the coding sequence ATGGATGGCATTTTAAGCAATTTACTAAAATTCCTGTTACTATTACTTATTTTGTTCCTACTGGGCGTAGTTGTTTATCTACAAATTAAAACCATTAAAATGTTGTTTAGACTACGCAGATACAAGAAATTTAGACATATCAAAGGCATTAAACGCAGTATTAAAATATTCGGTTGGATAGTATTAAAAACAAGGTTTTGGAAGCCTATAGACTTTATCAAATGGATAGTCTATGACATACTCCATGGAAAAGACTATTTGCGTATGTTCGGCATATGGGCTTTTACTGGCTACTATGGTGAGGGAAAGACATTAGGTGCTGTAACCTTTGCCAAGAACATACAAAAGAAATACCCACACCACCATTTTAAAATAGCCAGTAACACAGATGTAAATGGACAGATAAAGAAAATCACCAAGTGGGAGCAAATATTGGATTTACCCAGGAACACCATTGTCATTTTTGATGAATCTCAAAATGATTTCTCAAGTAATATGCGTGACTTTCCCGAGGATTTACTACGTCGGATTACCCAATGTCGAAAACGAAGATTAACCCTATTTATGACGAGTCCAAAATACACTCGTATGAATATCAACCTAAGAGAAAGCGTTAATTTCATAGCAGAATGTAAAAACATCATGGGCATGGATAGATGGTTTACCTATAAATTTTACCGTACAGACGATTACGAAATGTACTATGAGAACAAGCGTAAATTACGCAGAAACATTCATTTGAAGTTTAGCTTTATTGCGACCAATGATAATTACAGGGTCTATAATACTAAAAAAGAAGTTGAGAGTGTCAAGACACCTAAAGAAGAAACCAAGGTCAAGGTATCCGATAGAAGCATGAAGAAAATGAGAAATGAGTATATGAAGTTGTATGAAGGGATTGTTAGAAGATTAGAGAAGGTGGAAAGCTAA
- a CDS encoding rolling circle replication-associated protein, whose amino-acid sequence MYNCKIYDYGNEKQYRFYSKVYMKDCKSEEDKSKNEDEGKKEIEEKEDNNDNTELNNEKSVDKDRSIISSLNRTVNKIYEYARANDWEYYVTLTFNSTINRYDYDECTKAMIKFLKVTRKHNPNMQYIMVPELHKDGAYHFHGVFSNIPNVDLVDSGVYSFGKYTWKKENIPSNLLEKCRLIYNMGRYKYGYSDIQEVEDSKKTANYICKYITKELVIATKGKKRYWASRNLNKPIVSEMLLEPKHKEQIKELVKDRIIYQKKTEVDVGTYHNEIEYIDIKK is encoded by the coding sequence GTGTATAATTGTAAAATCTACGATTATGGCAATGAAAAGCAATACCGATTTTATTCAAAAGTGTATATGAAAGATTGTAAGAGTGAAGAAGATAAGAGTAAGAATGAAGATGAAGGAAAAAAAGAAATTGAAGAAAAGGAAGATAATAACGATAATACAGAATTGAATAATGAAAAATCGGTTGATAAGGATAGAAGTATCATATCTAGCCTTAATCGTACAGTAAATAAAATATATGAGTATGCTCGTGCTAATGACTGGGAGTACTATGTCACTTTGACATTTAATAGCACAATCAATCGGTATGATTATGATGAGTGTACAAAAGCAATGATTAAGTTTTTAAAAGTAACAAGGAAACATAATCCTAACATGCAATACATCATGGTCCCTGAACTCCATAAGGATGGTGCATATCATTTTCATGGTGTCTTTTCCAATATTCCTAATGTTGACCTAGTGGATAGTGGTGTTTATAGCTTTGGGAAATACACATGGAAAAAAGAAAACATTCCTTCCAACTTGTTGGAAAAATGTCGGCTTATCTATAACATGGGTCGGTATAAATACGGTTACAGTGATATTCAAGAAGTTGAGGACAGTAAAAAGACAGCTAATTATATTTGTAAATATATTACAAAAGAACTGGTCATAGCAACAAAAGGTAAAAAGCGATATTGGGCTAGTCGTAACTTAAATAAGCCTATAGTGAGTGAAATGCTATTAGAACCAAAGCATAAGGAACAAATCAAGGAACTGGTCAAGGATAGAATAATTTATCAGAAAAAAACCGAGGTTGATGTAGGTACTTATCATAATGAGATTGAGTACATAGATATTAAAAAATAA
- a CDS encoding tyrosine-type recombinase/integrase, producing MGIFVIGRVNDINITLKQAYELFLLEKESNCSEKTVKNYKNDIRYFIEWITKDRDLNCHEIYIDTIDLIDIKRYVVMLRKRPKLLNHHMQPTENKPITSTTIRTYSRHIKVFFNFLYQEEYMEKEIMKRFKMIKEERKAIVPLSADEVKSIDNVYNSKTKSGLRNLCIMHLMLDEGLRVSEVVRLRICDFMYDKNLLFIRASKGNKERYVTLSPNVKRMLYKYLILYRAITDEQLSDLNRYEEDALLLGVRENKPITQNVIKQLFARLKSKVKISRLKPHLLRHTFATSYILGGGDISSLRLLLGHSDIKVTEKYLHMSNTLFLTAGKDNIYRLDKVYFKRYYDTFST from the coding sequence ATGGGAATTTTTGTAATAGGGAGAGTGAATGACATAAATATAACGTTAAAACAAGCATATGAATTATTTTTGCTAGAGAAGGAATCTAATTGCAGTGAAAAAACTGTGAAAAATTATAAAAATGATATACGATATTTTATTGAGTGGATAACAAAGGATAGAGACTTAAATTGTCATGAAATTTATATTGATACTATAGACCTTATAGACATAAAAAGATATGTGGTGATGCTCCGTAAACGACCTAAATTGTTGAATCACCATATGCAACCTACAGAGAATAAGCCTATTACATCTACAACGATACGGACTTATTCACGTCATATAAAGGTATTTTTTAATTTTCTATATCAAGAAGAATATATGGAAAAGGAAATAATGAAACGCTTTAAGATGATTAAGGAAGAGAGAAAGGCTATAGTTCCCCTTTCTGCTGATGAGGTTAAAAGTATTGATAATGTTTATAATTCTAAGACGAAATCCGGGTTGAGAAATCTATGTATTATGCATCTTATGTTAGATGAAGGGCTTCGAGTTAGTGAGGTTGTGAGACTTCGTATTTGTGATTTTATGTATGATAAAAACCTATTATTTATTCGAGCGTCTAAGGGGAATAAGGAAAGATATGTTACTCTCTCTCCTAATGTTAAAAGAATGCTCTATAAATATCTTATACTTTATAGGGCAATTACAGATGAACAACTTAGTGACTTGAACCGCTATGAGGAAGATGCTCTCTTATTAGGAGTTAGGGAGAATAAGCCTATCACTCAAAATGTTATTAAGCAACTTTTTGCAAGACTTAAAAGTAAGGTAAAGATTTCTAGGCTTAAACCTCACTTGTTACGTCATACGTTTGCAACAAGTTATATTCTTGGTGGTGGTGATATTTCATCCTTGCGACTGCTTCTTGGACATTCTGACATCAAGGTTACTGAAAAATATTTGCATATGTCAAATACTCTATTTTTAACGGCTGGTAAGGATAACATTTATAGGTTAGATAAGGTCTATTTTAAGAGATATTACGATACTTTCTCAACCTAA
- a CDS encoding helix-turn-helix transcriptional regulator → MDANDIAIVSEGKQFRKWLKENNYTLKQLSDKLGYSILTLNKYIKPKIECNKFKGRLLNELGINLDNIIVSQEDQIINIIIKIIDGFRSYHPGDIRVLERLLQITKGYKLYYQLMSKILIAHHYASSNIYKQSHYILNEVGLHAIENNFNDLLVYVEAERTFIHLISNDNKKALETCNDFSESVVFKQFNDKITSGIRRKIGYLFYYRYGVSLIRNNSYAGARRKLKQAISLTDTPTLIYINMALSYKRENKLNIAVEYFNKALDVCKNKIDVATIYNNLANTYFKGGNIKDAKVYITKSIGLIDDNFHICETYNYIDSYLQIYEYEKDCIDFYRIINWTKEINRCTNYFHSQLFLFAVIKYCILNEYMVQLEQVFDVFKEQVENEKDKEVAEKLMVLGYKAFCFKTKMEGKL, encoded by the coding sequence ATGGATGCAAATGATATAGCAATAGTTAGTGAAGGTAAACAATTTCGTAAATGGTTAAAAGAAAACAACTATACACTTAAGCAGTTATCAGATAAATTAGGTTACAGTATCTTAACCTTAAATAAATACATTAAACCGAAAATAGAATGTAATAAATTCAAGGGTAGACTGTTAAATGAGCTAGGGATCAATTTAGATAATATTATTGTGTCTCAAGAAGATCAAATAATAAATATAATTATCAAAATAATAGACGGGTTTCGCTCTTATCATCCAGGGGATATTAGGGTGCTAGAAAGATTATTGCAAATCACAAAAGGATACAAGTTGTATTATCAACTAATGTCTAAGATACTTATAGCACATCATTATGCAAGTTCAAACATTTATAAACAATCTCATTATATACTTAATGAGGTTGGGTTACATGCTATTGAAAACAATTTCAATGATTTGTTGGTGTATGTAGAGGCCGAGAGAACTTTTATTCATTTAATTAGTAATGACAACAAAAAAGCCTTAGAAACTTGTAATGATTTTTCTGAGTCTGTAGTATTTAAGCAATTTAATGATAAAATTACTAGCGGCATTAGAAGGAAAATAGGGTATTTATTCTATTATAGATATGGCGTGTCTCTAATCCGTAATAATAGTTATGCAGGTGCTCGAAGAAAACTAAAGCAAGCAATATCACTCACTGATACCCCAACACTAATTTATATTAATATGGCTTTGTCCTATAAGCGAGAAAATAAACTAAATATAGCAGTTGAATACTTCAATAAAGCACTTGATGTATGTAAAAATAAAATAGATGTGGCCACAATCTATAATAATCTTGCAAATACCTATTTTAAAGGTGGAAATATTAAAGACGCAAAAGTATATATAACAAAATCAATAGGGCTAATTGACGATAATTTTCATATATGTGAAACATATAATTATATAGATTCCTACCTACAGATTTATGAGTACGAGAAAGATTGTATTGATTTTTATAGAATTATCAATTGGACCAAAGAAATAAATAGATGCACCAACTATTTCCATTCTCAATTGTTTCTTTTTGCAGTGATAAAATATTGCATTTTGAATGAATATATGGTACAATTAGAACAGGTGTTCGATGTTTTCAAGGAACAAGTTGAAAACGAAAAAGACAAAGAAGTAGCTGAGAAATTAATGGTGTTAGGTTATAAAGCATTCTGCTTTAAAACGAAAATGGAGGGGAAGCTATGA
- a CDS encoding DUF4428 domain-containing protein, which translates to MATYCAICNKKAGILGRKQIRDGYICTDCFYKCKLDMDMSCFSVNDIKDRYRYIEENREPFKNFIPTIKIARLFEVDENSKLFRTRKGAECFKFSDIVNFELYEDGDAVIKGGMGKAVTGGLLLGGVGAIVGGVTGKRKQKSVVSNMYIRISLNHRWVKNIRINLIQTQLKRSGFLYKEVKKSCDNIISVLETITNKQRGEEVAVTGTVSVADEILKFKELLDMGAITQDEFDKKKKQLLEQ; encoded by the coding sequence ATGGCTACATATTGCGCTATTTGTAATAAAAAAGCAGGAATCTTAGGTCGCAAACAGATCAGAGACGGATACATATGTACTGACTGTTTTTATAAGTGCAAGCTTGATATGGACATGAGCTGTTTTTCCGTAAATGATATAAAAGATCGCTACAGATACATAGAAGAAAATAGAGAGCCATTTAAAAACTTCATACCAACAATTAAAATAGCTCGCTTATTTGAAGTAGATGAGAATAGTAAATTGTTTCGGACAAGAAAAGGTGCTGAATGCTTCAAATTCTCTGATATAGTAAATTTTGAATTGTACGAAGATGGAGATGCTGTCATTAAAGGTGGCATGGGAAAGGCCGTAACTGGCGGATTATTATTAGGTGGCGTAGGTGCTATAGTTGGGGGAGTAACAGGAAAAAGAAAACAGAAATCAGTAGTATCCAACATGTATATACGTATAAGTCTTAATCATAGATGGGTTAAAAATATTAGGATTAATTTGATACAAACACAACTTAAAAGAAGTGGATTTCTATACAAAGAAGTCAAAAAATCGTGTGATAATATAATATCGGTTTTAGAAACAATTACTAACAAGCAAAGAGGCGAAGAAGTAGCTGTTACTGGGACTGTAAGTGTAGCAGATGAAATATTAAAATTCAAAGAATTACTTGATATGGGAGCTATTACCCAAGATGAATTTGATAAAAAGAAAAAACAATTGTTAGAACAGTAG
- a CDS encoding phage holin family protein translates to MDWNIIIEFIRPELLILIAICYCMGLFLKVIPKVPDWTIPLVLLVFTCCVSILYIAIQLKEGFNASTYLMGFIYGVLSAAVAVYGNQVIKQLKNK, encoded by the coding sequence ATGGATTGGAACATTATAATCGAATTTATTAGACCAGAGTTGCTTATTTTAATTGCAATATGTTACTGCATGGGGTTATTCCTAAAAGTCATACCAAAAGTGCCAGATTGGACAATACCATTAGTTTTATTGGTGTTTACATGTTGTGTGTCTATCCTTTATATTGCTATACAGCTAAAAGAAGGATTTAACGCTAGTACATACTTAATGGGCTTTATTTATGGGGTGTTGTCAGCAGCGGTAGCCGTTTATGGGAATCAAGTGATTAAGCAGCTCAAGAATAAGTAA
- a CDS encoding peptidoglycan recognition protein family protein, whose product MKIIDSKLKINVPSNNKPLYIIVHHALKSSCSIYDIHKWHIGFGWAGCGYHFFVTKEGKIYRGRREEQRGAHCKGMNSKSLGICLEGCYQDYKGMADKSMPQAQFNALVWLTKQVQTKYNIPIDKVKKHHDYASYKLCPGNYVPWDNYITALRESNDNELEVENEQLRQTIEGLRADVEYLNDQWKKTSKEVFNLDVENKELNNRIALIKAGLKELGEM is encoded by the coding sequence ATGAAGATAATTGATAGTAAATTAAAGATTAACGTACCAAGTAATAACAAGCCACTATATATAATTGTTCACCATGCTCTAAAAAGTAGCTGCAGTATCTATGATATCCATAAATGGCATATAGGCTTTGGATGGGCTGGTTGTGGTTATCATTTCTTTGTTACAAAGGAAGGGAAGATATACAGGGGCAGAAGGGAAGAACAAAGGGGCGCACATTGCAAGGGGATGAACTCAAAATCTCTAGGTATATGCCTAGAAGGTTGCTATCAGGACTATAAGGGTATGGCAGATAAATCTATGCCACAAGCTCAATTTAACGCACTGGTATGGCTTACAAAGCAAGTACAGACTAAATATAACATACCTATAGACAAAGTTAAAAAACACCACGATTACGCAAGCTATAAACTGTGTCCAGGTAATTACGTCCCTTGGGATAATTACATAACCGCCTTAAGGGAAAGTAATGATAATGAACTAGAGGTTGAAAACGAACAGCTCAGACAGACCATAGAGGGGCTAAGGGCAGATGTAGAATACCTAAATGACCAGTGGAAAAAGACGTCTAAAGAAGTGTTTAACCTAGATGTAGAAAACAAGGAACTTAACAACCGCATAGCCTTGATTAAGGCTGGATTAAAAGAGTTAGGAGAGATGTAA
- a CDS encoding BppU family phage baseplate upper protein, producing the protein MVKNYPIVLDLKETFIGELFEVVSQDTESNIFNITIVDNTNNVDLTGHTAKAKFTDSKGSVYEQDCTITDAVNGLITVVLALDTISVEGITTAEISLHIGNVKATSGLFKFKVRNSMENGETIVPTNLLPNYKNDLAEVQGNVDSVQGQLNQVVIGGTDVDPRLSQALVDVEGTSWDVFKEQLDYWYSKINDLKSKIVDAETLQLNSTDSNASILGYPANTKGLFRPGAKGVAPVTNLLGANGTAEIEVASIGAIAYKSIDSTLNLTSDKYILFYNVTTAPATSVRNTPLVKLQDDSSLFQSTTENYNASTGRKVWKFETTQNIKELLWWGHTTDVNPKIKEFMLIQVDDVTYNLSDAELLAKYHYIENTVTCALSYELVSRTQNIFDKDKSINGGYYDPNGIWTDYTGQYSTDYIYCKSDTEYMHNRGTNSYINFYDANKSRISSITAQTFTTPKNARYFITHCSVDDKTIDEFMIVEGNTMPINYIPFDFDKTEFSTGRRMTRIGDMYDEITTDGKLIYRNSDETVLNGSYNWVNHSNLTGLKRVRIDAAVTSVFQNYLANSTVNRLRKNDNKNVPFDGGGTVGDTWNYSGGFFVIAVPNSDTGFTDGVTPTSQNWKDYFNANPYILEYQLAQEETIEDGQQGYKAPYSIHAYQSGDLVQIPTTIKEVNLTAESTITLDYKCISILELKGVNGDLTGTLESDGVTITLDAPYTGAVIAKGERARGTCLNIIQDAWIPGNIGAAVGSLNVAVGDTNTKVMTLEDTLNMLIVQSL; encoded by the coding sequence ATGGTAAAAAATTATCCTATAGTATTAGATTTAAAAGAAACATTTATCGGGGAATTATTTGAGGTAGTTAGTCAGGATACTGAATCTAATATTTTTAACATTACCATAGTAGACAACACCAACAATGTAGACTTAACGGGCCATACGGCAAAGGCAAAGTTTACTGATTCAAAAGGTAGCGTATATGAACAAGATTGTACGATTACTGATGCAGTTAATGGACTAATTACTGTCGTACTGGCATTGGACACGATAAGCGTAGAAGGAATTACAACAGCAGAAATATCCTTACACATAGGGAATGTTAAGGCTACAAGCGGACTGTTTAAGTTCAAGGTTAGGAATAGCATGGAGAATGGAGAAACCATAGTTCCAACCAATTTGCTACCTAACTATAAAAATGATTTAGCTGAGGTACAGGGCAATGTTGATAGTGTTCAAGGACAGCTCAATCAAGTGGTAATAGGTGGCACGGATGTAGACCCAAGATTATCACAGGCTTTAGTAGATGTAGAAGGAACCTCATGGGATGTTTTTAAAGAACAGCTAGACTATTGGTACAGCAAAATCAATGATTTAAAATCCAAAATTGTAGATGCTGAAACACTACAGTTAAACTCTACGGACTCCAACGCATCTATTTTGGGATATCCAGCCAATACAAAAGGGTTATTTAGACCAGGTGCTAAAGGAGTAGCACCCGTTACAAATTTATTAGGTGCAAATGGTACTGCTGAAATAGAGGTTGCTAGTATTGGGGCAATCGCATATAAAAGCATTGACTCCACGCTCAATCTGACCAGCGATAAGTATATTTTGTTTTACAATGTAACTACGGCACCCGCGACTAGTGTGAGGAATACTCCTTTAGTTAAACTACAAGATGATTCTAGTTTGTTCCAGTCAACCACAGAAAACTATAATGCTTCAACTGGTAGGAAAGTTTGGAAGTTTGAAACTACGCAAAATATAAAAGAGTTACTTTGGTGGGGACATACAACTGATGTTAACCCTAAAATTAAAGAGTTTATGTTAATACAAGTGGATGACGTAACATACAACCTTTCCGATGCTGAATTACTTGCAAAGTATCACTACATTGAAAATACAGTAACATGCGCACTAAGTTACGAATTAGTGAGTCGTACTCAAAATATCTTTGATAAAGATAAATCAATAAATGGTGGATATTACGATCCCAATGGAATATGGACTGATTATACTGGTCAATATTCAACTGATTATATCTATTGTAAGTCAGACACAGAGTATATGCATAATAGAGGTACAAATTCGTATATTAATTTTTATGATGCTAATAAGAGCAGAATTTCATCAATAACCGCACAAACCTTCACAACACCAAAAAATGCAAGATATTTTATAACTCATTGTTCCGTAGATGATAAGACAATAGATGAATTTATGATTGTTGAAGGAAACACAATGCCAATCAATTACATTCCATTCGACTTCGATAAAACAGAGTTTAGCACAGGTAGGCGTATGACTCGTATTGGTGATATGTATGATGAGATCACCACCGATGGAAAACTGATATACAGAAATAGTGATGAAACAGTTTTGAACGGTAGCTATAATTGGGTTAATCATTCTAACTTAACAGGTTTAAAAAGGGTTAGAATTGATGCAGCTGTGACTAGTGTTTTCCAAAACTATTTAGCAAATAGTACAGTCAACAGACTAAGGAAAAACGATAATAAAAATGTACCTTTTGATGGCGGCGGAACAGTTGGCGATACATGGAATTATAGCGGCGGCTTTTTTGTAATTGCAGTACCTAATAGTGATACTGGATTTACAGATGGAGTAACACCAACAAGCCAAAACTGGAAAGATTACTTCAATGCAAATCCATATATTCTCGAGTATCAACTAGCCCAAGAGGAAACAATCGAAGATGGTCAACAAGGCTATAAGGCCCCATACTCAATACATGCTTACCAAAGTGGAGATTTAGTACAGATACCGACAACAATTAAGGAAGTAAATTTAACAGCAGAATCTACAATCACTCTCGATTATAAATGCATATCTATACTAGAGTTAAAGGGTGTAAATGGAGATTTGACAGGCACATTAGAATCAGATGGCGTCACCATTACATTAGATGCTCCGTACACAGGTGCAGTAATAGCAAAAGGTGAAAGGGCTCGAGGGACATGCTTAAATATAATCCAAGATGCATGGATACCAGGTAACATAGGAGCAGCAGTTGGAAGCCTTAATGTAGCAGTGGGGGATACCAATACCAAGGTAATGACCTTAGAGGATACGCTTAATATGCTCATAGTTCAAAGCTTATAA